Genomic window (Pararge aegeria chromosome 22, ilParAegt1.1, whole genome shotgun sequence):
cactgaaaAAGGGTCTCCTATTTGGTCACCCATAGCAAACATTCTGCTTAGGAGACatttatagtatataaagtaaactatttttattaaggaACTAAAGTATATAACTTTCCCTACATCAAGAATCCCCTTCACAAGAATCTATTTCAAAATAgctgaatttaaataaaaaaattgttgccAGGAATCCTTTctaagataaaaattatgttgatCTATATGTGCCCAATTTCATAAGATCACACACTGTGGTTTAACAAAATATAcgtaactaaaaataaacaaacaaaatacctttgcatttataaatattagtatgaaataaTCATATATTCTATCCACAGCTGGTGTAATTGATGAAGATTATCGTGGTAATGTTGGTGTAGTGATATTCAATCACTCTGATCAAGAATTTATGATTAAGAAAGGAGACAGAATTGCCCAGCTGATATGTGAAAAAATCTATTATCCAGAATTAGTTGAAGTCACAAATTTGACTGAAACAAAGAGAGCTGATGGTGGTTTTGGTTCTACAGGAAcccaataaaaaatgttagtgttatgtatattattactgtattaaaataaatgtcttaCAAATACAGTTCTTTTGTACTGCCacctaagaataaaaaaatttctgCCACCATTGTTCATGATAGTCACATACTGGTTAAATGAAATAGCCTTTTTTTAGCTATAATTATACAGCATTAAATAAAACTACTgctaaatttaaaatggttCGGTTTTGTTCCCTTTTACCTGACACACATTTTAGTAAtgttttctataagtttacaAAATCACAATTATgatattgttattttgtttttgattctGGAATATCCACAATAAGGAGAACACATAATCTTACTTGACATGCCTGAAATATGCTTAACGATCCTTGCACATCTCTAGGGCAAAATAGTGCCAATTGTTATGTTCACGAAactcaattatattattaattggtCCAAATATGTTGCTTTAAtccttaaaaaattatgtaagatGAACTAATAGGTTCTGAGATATTTGTGTACAGCAGAATTGTAACCATTGATTTCCTAAACACTATATGTTTCGCCTTATCCTTTCAAACCACAAATTTTGCAAACTACATATCTAACAATTTACTATACATTAAGGACAATAATTAACATTTATAGGTTattcataagtttaaaaattgtttcCTTCAAAATTATCCAACACACTTTTAAACATAATTGCTTctggagggataatttgctgtGTGGATCTAGGATTGACATCTTTCCTCTTCAGAAAAGGTTTTAACAAGCTAATTAACTTATTGTCAACTTGTACGCCAAAGTCCGCTTCTGCTTTTTCCACTTGTTTCTCCAGAATTTCTATATTTGAGTGTAATTTGAATACGACATTAGATAAAGTTATGATTTTCTTCGATAGAATTGTAACTTCATGTCGATATCGACTAATATCTTCGGTCACGGCATTTCTGCAATCActgttttttgatttgatcaTTTGTAGAACACTAGTTAATTCTTCGAGTCTAGTTATCATGTTATCAATAACATCTTGTACCGTTTTAAAACCGCTTGCCAGATCCAACTTGAAATACTCGGCATAAGCTGAGGCAACCTCTtgcaacatttttaacaaataactttaataaacaCCAAAGTCGGGATATAAATTTTCCAAAACACTTGCGATTTTATCAAGTACATCTGTCACAAGTTTTGACAACCCCGTAAATGTTATCGGACACAAGTttagaagttttaaaaatatctccATATTGTTAAACTAAGTAGTTTAGCCATTATGTTTTTTCTGCCTTCTGGCTCCACCATCGTACCTATATTGTGAAATGTAAGTTTTGCAATAGCAACAACCATGACATGATTTTCAATAAGCATTTTgtgataggtaggtacaatttcTGACTCGAACTTGCTCTCGAATTGTGCTGTGTTTGACTTATGTCTATTTTCTGTATTCTATCTATATGCAATCTATTGGTTTACtacttagcaacgttgttattgttcaaaaatattcatacatttaaaaaaaaaataacaactgtTTAGTAACTTATCAACAGACTACAGATAGATTGCATATAGAAAACAGacgttatgtaaacatatttagaTACATTTTGATCAATCTGcatgacaaaataaaaattatatagtcGCAGTACAGCTTATAAATGTAAATTCCGCCTCCAAGTTGAACTTATGTGACTTGATTAGTGCTTAAGAGTTATAGTATCTTCCCCGAAAGTGCCCTTTAATCTATATGATATACTTCTAAAATTCCTCGTCCCTTATCCAGTGCCCATATTAGCCAtttcaaaaaaaacatgtatattaaaataaaatgtatttggcGCTTACTACATTGCTATTCCGCGCAATATAATACCTATTGTCTGTCTCACCACACTCGAGGTTTCGAACATGTTTCGTTTCAGCAGTCAGTAGGGATGTGACGACAAAAAACGATTTTCAATTAATCGGTTTTTCTTTTTGCCGAGAAAAATCGATTTTTCTTCAGAATATAATCgattatgttatattaatagtttttttcctaatttgcaattaattttaagagaacaatcaaattataaaaagtttaaataaaaatgtttttcatataaatcaacaaaattaaatttttcaaataaatataaataagttttattattcaaaaactagAAATCTGTGGGCAACGATTTCAGGAACAGCTCGTTTGAAAAATGAAGTATCACCAACGAATAATGCCTCGCAGTTCGCTGGTCCCCCCTCACCTTTTTGCCAAAACTAGATCAAACAAAGGTGAGGGTCCCCCTTCACCTTTTTGCAaaaactagatcaaacagttcttgagcacactctccaaaatatatcttatagaataccaAAAGGCGGGCAACCTTGCAACGATGCTTCAAACTCTGaacttttttattgaaatactcGTGGACTTCTGTGATTACGtgaaaaataacctaaaacatATCGACCAAATGTTGGTAAAATAGTACAGTTCGTTGACTCCATAACATAAGTGAATGTTTGATCAAATGAATTTACTAAACTATTTCAAAAGCACAGAAGGAATGCCACCATACATGCATCGATGGCGTTAATGTAATATTATGGAGATCGTTCCGGGTTCTGGACCAAAAAACCAAACTTAGTGTCGGGGggtataagattaaaaaaatcagtAATAGTGGATTGAATGATTATAGAAAAAtcgagattatttttttaacaatttattgtgaattttgtattttgtaaaccATATCAGACCGTGTATAAAGGAAAATAtggcaaacaaaataaaacgcaataaaatagtacataaaaagatgaaattcaaataatggctaattgtatttaatagtaattaaaaattactattttttaattaatttccttataatcattattattccGTTGATTACAAACATAGACCTTCGctcctttattttaaagtacacACAATGTACTAAATGTGATGGCGGGCGCATTTTGTGCAAAAAAGAAAGATGCTTTTGTTTTACTACTCGCGTGTTGGTCCCACTTAGCAGGATATGATCGTCAGtagtttatacttttatatatattttatactaaaataattgGTTTGAGACAGTGTCATGCATAATTCGAATAATGAGATATTTGGGATTTACAATTATTTCGAATTTCAGAGTTATTGCAACACATATTAGCATAGCACAAGCTGATGAATACGATCCGATAAATTCCTTTAACCAAAGTCTCTCAGCAACTTTCCTTGTAACTGTTATGTTTAGGAAATATTTATACCGGTATTTTTTAACAtcggtaaaatttattttactgttacTGTACTTTACAGTTTAAACCTTAcaatcatcaatccattaccggcccactacagggcacgggtctccactcagagtgagaagggtttactgCTTACGGTGTAATCTCTGGCAAAGTGcgggcatgccggtttccttcaagtgatatttaaattgcttgaattaaagttttaaacaaatgtcttaattaaaattataaaggggaaagaattgttttttttttacagagatTACGATCTtcacatttatttctttactgaCCAGTGAACATTCTACTTCGTGCCTTttcaagctacttgacactgggcTTTTGGGCTGTTTTGGCAATAAGAAGagttataaatcaaaagaagaagaagaagagttaTAGTATAGCAGATAAGAGTCGTAAGAAGTTAGTCCGTTTTAGTTTTATGACAGCTCAATGACTTACAAGTTTTAGTGGTAGGATATAATCTTAGGATATAAAGGATATAAAGGTCCTTATGTTTTCATATTTCCAACGTAAATAAAATACGTGGACTGGCAACAACGCATCAATGGACCGTCCGCCCGGCCGGCCGCCATTTTGACGTAGTCTGTCACTCTGAATTTATTTTCTGTCTGTGGTTAATGCCTGCTTTATTAGTcaaaaatatgaatgttttcatTCGTGGTTATTGCTTTACTTGGTAATTTGTTTCAATGAATGAAATAAGAGACTATTACGATGCTCCCTTCGACAGGCTATTTTAAAGGAATTAACTGCCCCTTCTACGACAGCGGTCTGTGCGAGCGGCCTTATTGTCATTTTCGTCATGTTAAGAAGGAACCACAAAATAACGATGGAATCGAAAGTGGAGCGATCCTGCAGAAACTGGTATCGGCAGCGGTACAAAAGGTTTTGCAGCAGAAGGAAACAGGTACCTCATTACTGTCACAAAATAGCACTGATTCGGAAAACAACTCTAATCAGCCCGCTTCTTCCAAAGTGACTTACAATCCAACTCCAATAGCCGaacttaacaaaattaataacacCGATGATGAAAATATTGATGACAATAATGAGCAAAAAAAGCGACATATACCAGTTCCATATACACCCAGAAAGCCAGCCAGTATACCAATCAAAAGACCTGTGGACACAAATGGTTCGAAGCTCTTTACATATTTGCCACCTGCTCAGTATAATCCCGGTTCTGAAACAGCCCAGGTAGATCCCTACACTCCCAAAGGTACAAACGAATCAggtgaaaaatatttacctggATCGGAGAAGACAATACCTGAGTATAAGCCCAAGGAATCCCAAAACTCTAATCTTAACTACATTCCCTCCGACAAGTCtgtgagcaaaaaaaaaattctagaaTACAAACcagctaaaaataaaagtatacctTCGTCAGTAACTTATCAGCCAACTCCTAGATCATTGGTTCCTTGCTTTTCCAGTGATGAAGAAGAACCTGAGGTAAAGAAAAGGAAGCTTTCAAGTGATCTTAATGGGCTTGATGATCTAGGACCAGAATTTGATATTTTAGACCAAATATTAGATGAAGAAAAAACAGAAAAGgaagtaaaacttatttttcaaaaagatgTTTGCAAAGAATCTAaggaaaaacttaaaaatccagAATCTACTAGTAAAACAAAGGAATCCATTAAATCTGAAAAAGATAAATCTTCAAAGAAAGAGGACAAAAAATCTAGAGGTAGGTCtatggaaaaaaaagaaaaatcgatTGACAAAGATAAACAAGATGGAAAATCGTCTGATCGAAAGAGCGGTCACAAAAGTTCTAGCaaagataaaaacaaacatgAAAAGACAAACAAGTCAGGTAAAAAATCACACTCtagttcaaaacattctaaaagtAGTTCATCTAAACATACAAAAAAGGCAAGTGATAGTGATAAAAGAAATGATAATAAATCTCATAAGACTTATAGGTCAAAAGAATCAAAAGATAAAAGAgataaacataaagaaaaacatgTAAAAAGTGCTCCCAAAATCTTTGAAGAAGACAATCATAATTATGAGGATAATTTTGAAGAGGAGTTAAATGAATTATCTGAGTCAGATGAGGAAACTATTGCACTTcaatgtaaaagaatatttgaagAGTATGTTCCAACTGAAAAACCACAAAATAGTGAAGAGTGTACAGACAAATTAGAGACTGAGCCTGAGgaatatatacctacaaaaaagaGAATATCTAGGAcagttgataaaaatataaaaatattgcctaAAGCACCTATAAAACCAGATTATAAAGTCAATGCTGCACAAGCTATGGCTGAGCGATTAGCCAAAGTTAGAGAATTCCATGCTTCAAAAAGTGTTCCAGAAAGTAATAATTCCTCAAATGTAGTTTTGAAGCTAGATACAGCGAAGTCTATTTTCAATACTCCACCTAGTACCAGTGTTTCTAAAATCCGCATTGCTCATGTACCTTATGCATCAACCATGCTGACTGCAAAGAAAGTCATCACTCCTAGTACAATCTCTGTCAAGAATAGTGATCTGCCATCTAGTAGTACTATAACCCAAACTGTAAAGAAAGGAACTCAGAGGGTTGCTCACATACCATGTGACAAATTTATCGATCGTCCAGGTGTCTTAGAACCATTAGGGTCCAAAATACAAGCAAATATAAGATCTACGTATTTGAATATGATGATTGatcattgtttaaaaatttacctATTACCAACTGATGCCTATGCAAGAGCGCAACATGAGGAGTTAGCAACTAGCAAAAAATGTTCCACAGTGCCAATATATAAGAATTCTGCTGTTCTCGCAATCAGCAGACTCAAGAAAGAGGTTCTTGAGTGTAATGGAGTGAAGAAATCTGGAAGTGACTGTGCAACACTCACAAAAGCACCACAAGGGACAGTAAGTAAATCAAATACTGTTGGCTCATGGAGCATAGAGAATAAGATTAGAAGAAATTTTGAAGACCCACAACAATTTACAGgtgcaaagttttataataatataaaaaaatggatcCTATCAGAGGAGCAACTCATAGAGAATGGTTTCCCCCGACCCCATAGTAGTGGTGTCAAAGGGAGAGCAATTATTTATggacaaaacaaacaaattcctCCAAAAGGATATTTAAGAACTTGTCGTAGATGTAAAAAGACATATACTGTGGACAAAAAAGGATTTCCAACTTTTAAAGAGGAGTGTATTTATCATCCCAATAATAAATACCGGGTTAGAGGTGAAGTTCGTTACCAGTGCTGCAGTCAAGAAGGCTCATCAGATGGGTGTTGCATAGCTTCAAGTCATGTGTATGAATATGTAGACTTTGAAAACTTGAAAGGATATGTGAAAACACTACCTCCAGAAAGTGTCATGGAAGACTATGGTGTATATTCTTTAGATTGTGAAATGTGTTATACAACACAAGGTTTAGATTTAACTAGGGTCACTGTAATTAATTCAGTGTGCAAGGTGGTTTATGAGACCCTCATAAAACCTTTGAATCCTATTATTGATTACAATACAAGATATTCAGGTATTACTGAAGAACAAATGTCAGATGTTAAAACAACATTACTAGATGTGCAAGCAACTCTGCTTACTATGTTTAATAGTAATACTATATTAATAGGTCATAGTTTAGAATCGGATTTTAAGGCACTGAAACTCATTCACGATACGGTCATTGACACTAGCGTATTATACCCTCATAAAATGGGACCACCCTACAAGAGAGCATTGAGAAATCTATCATcagaatatttgaaaaaaattatacaaaattctGTTGATGGGCATGACAGTGCTGAAGATGCCACTGTCTGTATGGAACTCctaatttataaagtaaaagagGACCTTAAGACTAGGTGATTATTGCTCCATTACTTCAACAAGTTATTCATAATACACTTTACAAATTAATctacattattttcatattaaataagGTAAAGAGTTTTTGTATTATGTTAATCTTATGAACTAGCAGTCGGATTTGAAAATTTCTGTTTATTTGGGGAAGGATAAATgctatataattataacatcAAGCTGTTTACCCATAGTTAATGTAGGTAAAACAGTGGGGCACAggtaatgcaataaaatgtagactgttattaatatcacatatacatctatataataataaaaataggtttacTTGTCAAGAAATTCTCTATCTATTCATGGCTTTTACTATGTATTCGATTGTAAATGATAGtttatagtatattaattaatgctaTTAAGACTAACttattttatagcaataaaatacTTATGAATGTgaagtttgtgtaataaaaattacaaattgtcAAAATTAGAGCCAATAGCTGTAATTTTTGTAGTCTATCAAACAAATGTTATTTGATATGCATTATATTTTCCTTTATCATAAGCTGGAAGGGATTTAGTAAACTATAACTATTTAGTAgctaagtaaaatattttatatttctttagtaccttttgattgatatttttaatttcatacaatACTTAACATACATGCAGATTGATTAGAAATTTGGTATTTATGCGAGACTCACATTTTGTGTTGtctgtttttataaattctttataGTATCCGAGCCACTATACGGCCTCATAACGAGTTCGCCCACGGAAGTCTCGTTTTCTTACCTAACCTAATTATTTACGATGTGCAGatgatttttgtattttttttattttacctatccATTGCCAAAGGCCTGTAAATATCAAGGATATATCTCATACTGTATGACATCCTAAAACGTGAgggtttgtatgtttatttcaaataggtttATGGCCAAAGGCAGCCAGTGGTTCCTGCGTAACGTAGGTCTCCATAGATACCTCGCTCGCCCTATCCATaaggtttcatttaaaaaaaagcgctTGTTGTTAAGCTCGCCCTTTGCACTCCCGATCCCAACGCCACTCCTATCAGAAAACATCCTAACATATCCTTTATCACGAATAACGACCCACAATACAAAACAGTAGCCCAATTAGGATAACCAAATTCCAAAGCCCAAATTCTGACGTCATTCGGATTTGTTGTGGGTCATATCCATTGGTCACGGGTCACGTCATCGTAACAGCATCAAGGCCTAAGGGTTGACGTCTTCCCTTCCGCCTGGAGCTCGACTCCTGACGGGCTTCGCGCTTTACAATCCTTATTATCAGCTACTGTCTATCCGCAACAACCCTACTAGAAgccacgatttaaaaaaaatgtccgttTCGAAGGATGCAATAATGTATACTCTGAAGTAACACATTAACATAATAACCATGATAATTCAAAAGTTCCCACAGGAATAATCATAACCTAATTCCATCCGAAGTAGCTGACAATACAGAAAATAACACAACCGATTTTCTTGGCGGCCACTTCCAAATGACGacagaataaataatttgtattttcatTAACAATTAATGGATTAacttccaataaaaaaataattatttaccttaGGACTTGGGTATGATTATAAGGTtcactaaatataaatagttttgatgtaaattaaagataaacttttatatgtaaattaccAGGAATAgatcatttaattaaaacacaaatctgaaaccaaaaataatatttactagaAGACAAACATTATACACACACCTATTTGTAAATGTTGAAACCTGAAACAGTGAAATAAGTTTCAGCAAATATTTCATTGGGACATCCATTTCACATGTTTTTGTGATGACTAATAATTTGTgtagttttcaataaaattcaatacTTCAATAATCAAGAGTGTATTTGTAAAAGTAAACGTTATAAAATTGCTCATACTAATCTTAGTAAACTggaaatttcaataaatttattttaatatttttgtaacagtACTACTTATTCTTCCCAAGATATAACGAtttcaattattgtttattaatgaaTGACagaataatcaaaatattttacactGAAAATACAGTAATTAAACAAAGCATGCCtaattataaagataaatatttagagTAATACTAGTTTTATACTACCAGCCGAGTCCGTAACACAAACATCATTGTAATGTAACCTTGCAAGACTTGtacaataattatgtattaagtattaatttactaaCATTTAATAAGGCGTGTACACATTGTATGAATGTTACAAGGTGTTAAGTGTTATGGGACTTTGCAGATGACtttaagcaatatttttattaatcattgTTATTGATTGAACAAGAACTATGTCAAATTTGGCAATAGTTTGTTGTTTAATGGCCATCCCACACTATATTCACTCAACAAAATTGAGTATGTGTCACATAATTCTATAACACTATTATATCTCATAACATTGCAACTCACTTTTCAATGCTacaatttgtgtatattttgtgttGAGTCAATATTGTCTGCAAAGGCCACGAATCTAACAATTCGTAActggttaattaaaaaaaaaaaacaattatatttgataaaatgttaaaactcACTACTTCTATTGTTAATTGTATGCAATGCAAACTCCTAAATTTTCgatgtttatacatatattaatgttggttaatatattttatcatattaatcTACTGATGACATATTTGCTTTATAAATTGCttttcattttttgtatttatatttctaactGCCAAATGCTAAATGGCAGTAATGCAGGTTAtgattgaatattaattaattatcataataatttatacacatGTCCCAATGACTTTCTATGGAGATGGAGGCCAATACCACCAGAGCTTTCCAAATAATGTGTATATTTCAACTCTATAACTCCCTGCTAATCAATAAAAGACTGTTCCACACATGCTTTCACACGTTTTTCGTATTCCCGCCGATTCTCTTTATATAGTTGTGCAGCCATCGAGTTCGCTGGAGAGTTGGGGTTGGGGTCACTTAACAAtgactgaaaataaaaacatgattaattattttatgcagaTATTTTTCCATAAAGTGCTGAAATACACAATTTTGAGATCATCATTCATGATTCTTGAAGTATGAGAATGTaag
Coding sequences:
- the LOC120633613 gene encoding RNA exonuclease 1 homolog, giving the protein MLPSTGYFKGINCPFYDSGLCERPYCHFRHVKKEPQNNDGIESGAILQKLVSAAVQKVLQQKETGTSLLSQNSTDSENNSNQPASSKVTYNPTPIAELNKINNTDDENIDDNNEQKKRHIPVPYTPRKPASIPIKRPVDTNGSKLFTYLPPAQYNPGSETAQVDPYTPKGTNESGEKYLPGSEKTIPEYKPKESQNSNLNYIPSDKSVSKKKILEYKPAKNKSIPSSVTYQPTPRSLVPCFSSDEEEPEVKKRKLSSDLNGLDDLGPEFDILDQILDEEKTEKEVKLIFQKDVCKESKEKLKNPESTSKTKESIKSEKDKSSKKEDKKSRGRSMEKKEKSIDKDKQDGKSSDRKSGHKSSSKDKNKHEKTNKSGKKSHSSSKHSKSSSSKHTKKASDSDKRNDNKSHKTYRSKESKDKRDKHKEKHVKSAPKIFEEDNHNYEDNFEEELNELSESDEETIALQCKRIFEEYVPTEKPQNSEECTDKLETEPEEYIPTKKRISRTVDKNIKILPKAPIKPDYKVNAAQAMAERLAKVREFHASKSVPESNNSSNVVLKLDTAKSIFNTPPSTSVSKIRIAHVPYASTMLTAKKVITPSTISVKNSDLPSSSTITQTVKKGTQRVAHIPCDKFIDRPGVLEPLGSKIQANIRSTYLNMMIDHCLKIYLLPTDAYARAQHEELATSKKCSTVPIYKNSAVLAISRLKKEVLECNGVKKSGSDCATLTKAPQGTVSKSNTVGSWSIENKIRRNFEDPQQFTGAKFYNNIKKWILSEEQLIENGFPRPHSSGVKGRAIIYGQNKQIPPKGYLRTCRRCKKTYTVDKKGFPTFKEECIYHPNNKYRVRGEVRYQCCSQEGSSDGCCIASSHVYEYVDFENLKGYVKTLPPESVMEDYGVYSLDCEMCYTTQGLDLTRVTVINSVCKVVYETLIKPLNPIIDYNTRYSGITEEQMSDVKTTLLDVQATLLTMFNSNTILIGHSLESDFKALKLIHDTVIDTSVLYPHKMGPPYKRALRNLSSEYLKKIIQNSVDGHDSAEDATVCMELLIYKVKEDLKTR